The following proteins are co-located in the Meriones unguiculatus strain TT.TT164.6M chromosome 4, Bangor_MerUng_6.1, whole genome shotgun sequence genome:
- the Homer3 gene encoding homer protein homolog 3 — protein MSTAREQPIFSTRAHVFQIDPTTKRNWIPAGKHALTVSYFYDATRNVYRIISIGGAKAIINSTVTPNMTFTKTSQKFGQWADSRANTVYGLGFASEQQLTQFAEKFQEVREAARLAREKSQDGGEFTSPALALSSHQVPPSPLVSTNGPGEEKLFRSQSADAPGPTERERLKKMLSEGSVGEVQWEAEFFALQDSNQRLAGALREANSAAAQWRQQLEAQRAEADRLRQRVAELEAQAAAEPVSVSAGEKEATSQSVEQLEARVQTKDQEIQTLKNQSTGTRDASDATEREETQQKVQDLETRNTELEQQLRAMECSLEEARAERERARVEVGRAAQLLDVRLFELSELREGLARLAEAAP, from the exons ATGTCCACAGCCAG GGAACAGCCAATTTTCAGCACCCGGGCGCACGTGTTCCAGATTGACCCCACTACCAAGCGGAACTGGATCCCCGCTGGCAAGCACGCACTCACAGTGTCCTATTTCTATGATGCAACTCGAAATGTGTACCGAATCATCAGCATTGGCGGTGCCAAG GCCATCATCAACAGCACGGTCACTCCCAACATGACCTTCACCAAAACCTCTCAGAAGTTCGGGCAGTGGGCAGACAGCCGAGCCAACACTGTCTATGGCCTAGGCTTTGCCTCTGAACAGCAGCTGACCCAG TTTGCTGAGAAGTTTCAGGAGGTGAGAGAAGCTGCCAGGCTGGCTCGGGAGAAATCTCAAGATGGCGGAGAATTCACTAGTCCTGCCCTGGCTCTTTCCTCCCACCAG GTCCCCCCAAGTCCCTTGGTCAGTACCAACGGTCCAGGAGAGGAGAAGCTGTTCCGCAGCCAGAGTGCAGACGCCCCTGGCCCCACTGAGCGGGAGCGGTTGAAGAAGATGCTGTCAGAAGG CTCCGTGGGCGAGGTCCAGTGGGAGGCCGAGTTCTTCGCGCTGCAGGACAGCAACCAGAGGCTGGCCGGGGCCCTCCGCGAGGCTAACTCGGCGGCTGCTCAgtggaggcagcagctggaggCCCAGCGTGCGGAGGCTGACCGCCTGCGGCAGCGG gtggcgGAGCTGGAGGCCCAGGCGGCTGCAGAGCCGGTCTCGGTCTCGGCGGGAGAGAAGGAAGCAACCAGCCAGTCCGTGGAGCAACTGGAGGCTCGGGTACAGACCAAGGACCAA GAGATCCAGACTTTGAAGAATCAGAGCACAGGGACCCGAGATGCTTCTGACGCCACTGAGCGGGAGGAGACCCAGCAGAAGGTTCAG GACCTGGAGACCCGGAACACggagctggagcagcagctgcgGGCGATGGAGTGCAGCCTGGAGGAGGCTCGGGCCGAGCGGGAACGGGCGCGGGTGGAGGTGGGCCGGGCCGCGCAGCTCCTGGACGTGCGGCTGTTTGAGCTGAGCGAGCTGCGAGAGGGCCTGGCACGCCTGGCAGAGGCGGCGCCCTAG